The Stenotrophomonas sp. ASS1 genome segment GGGGAATCGCATGTTCAAGCGGGATCAGTTCTTCTTTGATGATCGGTGGGACGGTCCGACGGGTATCGGCCGCTATTGCAGGGAGTTGAAGCGTCGATTCTCGTCGAGCTTATCTCTTCCGTTGCGGGGAAACCCTGCGGGGGCTCTGGATGTAATCTGGTTAACCGCATTCATGCTCCTTAATGGGCGTGCAAGGGTTGTTTCCCCTGGATTTGCTGCGCCTTTGCTGGGGCTTTCGCGGTTTGTACTGTCTGTGCATGACCTTAACCACGTGGATACCAGTCATAACACTGGATTTCTTAAGAGGCTTTACTATCGATGCGTCCTGCTGAGGGCGTGCCGAAAGGCGGCAGTGGTGCTTACAGTTTCGGAATTCTCCAAGAATAGGATACTGGCATGGTCTGGGGCATCTGCCGACCGTGTAGTAGTAGTTGGCAATGGTGTTTCGGAGGTTTTTCTCAGTAGCTCAAAGAATGATGTGACTCGAGATGCGGGGAGTGGTTACATCCTCTGCGTGGGAAATCGGAAAGCGCATAAGAATGAGCAGGCGGCCGTACGTGCATTGGCGGGACTGGAGGACTACCCAGAGTTGAGCTTAGTCTTCTCGGGAGAGCCATCTGATGACCTCGTGGAACTTGCGCGGCAGCTTGGAGTAGGGAATCGAGTTCGCTTCACTGGATTCGTGAGTGAGGAGCAGTTGGCTTCGTTGTACGCCAATGCATCCTTGCTACTGTTTCCATCCTTCTATGAAGGGTTCGGCTTGCCTGCCGTAGAGGCAATGGCAACTGGCTGCCCTGTAATTGCATCGAGGACAACCGCACTGGGAGAGGTCTGCAATGACGCCGCAGTGCTAGTGTCGCCAGAAGCAGACGAGGAGATCATAACGGCTGTTGATGCAGTACTTGCCTCAGTCGATTTGCGGCTGGAGCTCAAGCAGCGTGGGTTGCGGCGGGCAGATGTCTTTTCCTGGACGGCGGTGCATCAGCGGGCAGAGGCGGCCGTTGCTGGAGCATTTGGCATTAAGGTTCCCCTGAAATGATCATGCGGGCGAATTTTCCCGTTGTTCCATCGGCTGGGGGCCGGGTAGAGGGTCAGTTCGGTTTGCGGTCCTGGCTTTCCTTTGCAATCATTGTATGCATTGGTTTTCAACAGTTTCCTGTGGTTCGTATTGGTGGTTCGTTTAGGCTTTACGAACTTTTGGCGTTGGCGCTACTAATGGTCTCAATAGCATCCAGGTCTATATTCAGGCAGCGTGAACTATGGTCGTTCGCATTTCTGGTGCTCTCGCCGGTGCTCTCGCTAGTCATTTTCTGGGTCGCTTGGAAGGATGACATCAGTGGATACTACGAACGATTTGGCGTACTCGGACAGCTTCGCTACACCGCCTTGGCGGCGACGGTGGTCCCGTGTTTCTATTTCCTGCTTTGTTGGGTTGCATTCTCTGAGATAAGTCGATCGAAGGCGCTTTTTGGTAGGCGTGATCTGGTTATTCGTTGGATTGTGTATTCTGGAAATTTCATAGGTTTGTTTGCGTTGTTCGCCGCGTTCATGAACGGTGTTCTTGGCGTTCAAACTCCAATCCAGTTGCTTCCTGAGTTCGTGCAGAATGTGGGGAAAATTAGCTACGGCTTCAGGGCGTATGGGTTCAGTCAGGAGCCTAGCTTTTATGTGCTCTATCAGGGTTGGGTAATTCTGTTGACCTACTACTATCGACATCTCTTTTCCAGGATTCTGGGGTTATATTTTCTAATTATTGCCGCAGTTTGCTTGATTTTGACAATGTCGAGTGCCCTGATCGGACTTGTTGGCGCTGTTGGGCTGACAAGCCTCATGGTTGGCAGTGTCAGGGGCAGGATGAAGCGGATTGCCGTCTTCGCGGCACTTCTGGCGATTGCTCTTGGTGCTGCGTATCTTGCGGGGTATGGCGGAATGCTTGAGTATGCGTTCTATCACAAGCTGGTAGGATTCTTTTCCGTGCCGACAACCACGTTGGACTCCGGGCAGTTTCGGGCTTACACATCATTGGTCGGTCTGGAGATTTTCAAAGAGTATCCGATAACTGGCGTTGGTCCGGGCGCGAGCATTTTCTTTATGCACGCGCATGAGTACAAGATTCCTATTTATGTCTTTGGCGAGAGTTTGAATCCAGGCTCATTCCCGCAGAATTCGTACGCCGCGATTCTTGCAGAGCTGGGTCTCATTGGTTTTGTTTTCTTTCTGATGTTCTCGTTCTATATTTCTGCAAAGGTTCTCAAGTGCGCGCGTCGCAGTGATGAGGCGCTGCCTTATCTGGTAGGGGTTGTCTTTACTCTTGCGTCGCTACTTTCAATTGCGCCTGCCTATTCCATGTTTATCTGGGTTTTTCCGGCATTCGCACTTTGTGTCGTAAATGGATTGGAGCGAGGACGCCGGGAGCTTGGCTAGACCTCATTGAAGCCATAGAAAAAGCCCGGAGTTCATCCGGGCTTTTTCTATGGCTGAATTCGGTGCCGAAGTGGCGTGCTCTATCCTTCTTTCCCCGCGAGGGTGCTTGCTGCAGAGATTTCCGTTCTCAGGCGTTCACGAAACGAGTTTGGATTAAAGGTCCCGGCATGTCTTGCAATCTGGGCATGATCCCATTGGCGTAGATCAGACTCGAATCGACTAATTGCATCAATTATGGATTCTGCGCTCTGGCACTCAAAGAATGTGCCTGTCTCGCCCTCGATGACGCTATCCAGAATTCCCCCTTTCCCAAACGCAATCACCGGCGTTCCAAACGCTTGCGCTTCCACCGGCGCAATACCAAAGTCCTCTTCAGCCGCAAACACGAAGGCGCGTGCCTCGGCAAGATGCTTCTCGAGCACTTCCTGGGGCTGGTATCCGAGAACGCTCACGTTGTGCTTGGCGAGCCGCTTCATCTGATCCAGCATTGGGCCGCTGCCAATAACAACAAGCTTGCGATCAGGCATTCGATTGAACGCTTCGATGATAAGGTCGATGCGCTTGTAGGGCACCAGCCGGGAAGCGGTGACGTAGTAGTCTTGGCGGATAGAGCTGGGGAGAGTCTCCGGGATATCAACTGGTGGCGGGATCACAACAGATTCGCGCCCGTAGACCTTGCGAATACGCCGAGCAATGAACGTCGAGTTGGCGATGAAATGGTCCACACCGTTGGCGGTCCGAACGTCCCACATGCGAATATAGGAGAGAATGATCCGTGCGATGGCACTCTTCAGGCCCCGGTCCAGCCCGGATTCGCGCAGATACTGCGGCTGAAGGTCCCAAGCATAGCGAATCGGGGAGTGGCAGTAGCACACATGGACTTGATCTGGGCCAGTGAGCACGCCTTTGGCTACTGCGTAGCTGCTTGATAGAACAAGGTCGAAGCCGCTGAGATCAAACTGCTCGATGGCAAGCGGCATGAGCGGAAGATAACTCCGATAGCTTTTGCGTGCACGTGGCAGTTTCTGGATGAAACTGGTGTGAACCTTGTGGCTGCCAAGGAAAGAGCGATCTTCCTCAGGGAGGAAGTCCACCAGAGTGAATATCTCTGCGTGGGGGTACAGCAGTAGCATCTGCTTCAGTACCTTCTCGGCACCTGCATTGACTGTAAGCCAGTCGTGGATGATTGCTACACGCATGTTGTTCTTCCTTGCAGACTTCGATGTTGCCTGTTCAATTGGGTGGAATCGAGATGGCTCGATTTCCATGGGCTTACTTTGCGATGTTTTCGAGATTGTCGAAGAAGAAGTCCGGGTCCCGCTCCGACGTCAATTGGTAAAGCGAGTAGCTTCGACTCAATCGCGCGCCACCGTCTCGATATAGTGGATTCCAGGCGAACGTCGCACGGGCGCGAGTCGAACGAGGCAGCAGGAAGTCGAAGGGAATCGAAATGAAGATGCCCTTGTCGAAGCTGCCTTCGCCAAAGTCCTTGGACGAAACGTCGGTCTTGGTGGCGTATGCGCCCATGTTGACGCCATTGTCGAAGGCGCGCGCAACCGAGATTGTGGCGCCCCAGTCCTTCGCCAGGTAGCGGCCGGCGCTGATCATGCTGGTGATCTTGTGCTCATCGCCCCACTGATAATAGAAGCTGGCGTGGCCGGTGGTGGTGCTGTAGTCGCGGAAGCTGAAGCGCTGATCGAAATCGCGCTGCTTCACCCAGTTCAGCTCGGCCCCTAGCGCCCACCGCTCGTTTAGGGGGCGGTACAGAAGCTCGCCGCCCACGCCGCCATACATGGCCTCGAACAAGCCGGCATATGCCGAGCCATACAGGTCCTTGCCCAACTGATGATTGCTGGTGAACTGCAGGTTGGTCAGGGTCAGGTCTTCCGTAGTCAGGTACCTACGGATGTTCGTGCGGACCCGGGGCAGGTTGCTTGGCGCGTCGTAGCGGAAGCGGTTGTAGTTGTTGTACGCGTTGTAGCTGACCGTTCCACTCAGCCAGGTGTTCCGCGTGAAGTGAAGATTGGCCGAGTAGGTGCCTGCGACCTGGAACAGGAAGAAGCCATCCGGTCCACCCAGCTGCTGCTGGTATCCAATATTGAACGCGCCGTCAAAGCGCTGAAGCGGCGCTGTGTACAGGCTCTCGCGGCGCTGCTGCGCAGGCGCTGCCTGCTCGATGTGGCCCGCCAGCTCGCTCAGCGGGATGCGATTGTCGAGGTAGCTGTTGAAGGCGCTGCGCTCGATGCTGCTCTCCACGACAGGAATGCCGAGGCGGGTGTTCTGGATTGTGAACCACGTGGAATCGGGGGGTAGATCCGCGTCAAGGATGCGTGCGGCCCGGCCAATACCCTGGGCCGGGTAGTAGAACCGGCGCTGTTCGCCACTGACGATAACTTCCGAGCCGCGCCGGCTGATGTCCGTGACACGGAGGCCAGCGTTCTCTTCCAGCGTCCGGCTCAGTGCGGGCCAGTCAATGTCATCCATTGACTGAGTCGGGGGTTCTGCTGAAATGCGTGCGACTGGCGGCGGGTCGAGCAATTTTGGCGTTGACTTCGCTCGAGCCACATTGCCGCGCAAGGTAATGCCGAACATGGCTGTGTCGCCCCGTTCCCAGCCAAGATGCAGTTGCACGTTGGGATTCACGGCATAGCTTGCGCCCAGGTTGATCGGGCTCTTCTGAGTCTGATTGTTGTTCTGTGGTTCGCGCTTGTAGTCGTTGCCGTCATACTCAAGCTTCAGCTGCAGGGGTTCCCATGGGGTCTGGTAAGCGATGCCGCCGAAGATGCCGACGGGACCGCGGAACATGCCCTTGCTGTTGAAGTTGCCGGTGCCCTGCGTGCGCGGACGCTCTTCAAAGCGATCGCTGATCACCCGAAGCGGATTCGAGAAGTCTCCTCGATTGCCGATGTAGCCGGTGGCAAGACCAAGGCTTGCATCGATCGGTCCGAACCGCTTGCTTGCAACCAGGTACTCGCTGGAGAACAGGCCGGTACCACCGATATCGCGGAAGCCTGCGGACACCTCGGGGGCCCATCGGCTTTCCTGCCACAGCCTGATCTTGAGGTCGATCGACTTGTCCTTGTAGTTCTGCTTGCCGCTCAGCCATTCCGGGCCATAGCGTCGGTTCGCTACCGATACATAGCGGAATGCGCCTTCAACCCATGGCAGGGGCTGCATCACCACGTTGTAGCGGCTGTAGGGCGAGGTATGGCTTGCGGTGAAGCTCACCTCGCCGTCGTCGGCCATGCGTGCGGTGGGGGTCTGCAGCAGACCAACGCCGCCCCAATCGCTGGCGGTAGGGGCGGGGGCTGTTTGTGCGTGCAATACAGCGCTGACGCTCAGGCTGAGAAGGGCAACACTGGCGCGTGCCAGTGGGATGGAGCGATGGCGCATCAGTATGAAACTCCGGGTGCATCCAGCACCTGGGTGGCAAGGAAGCGCACGGCATCCTCGTTGACATCGGGGGCAATAGTGCGGATCTTCGCAGCGCTCAATGGTACGTAGATCACGGCGCCTGGCGCCAAGCGCACTGGAGCGCTCCGGTTCCACAGCGCCACGCCGAGCTGCTGCACCTTGCCGTCGGGTTGGATGACGTAGAGATCGTCAGGGCTCGCCACCGGCAGCAAGGCACACGCGTTGCGGTAGCTTCGTGCGTCAAGTGTGGCTTGATGCTGCAGCTTGCACGGCTGTACGACCGCGCCAACAACCTGCACGGTTTCTGGTCGGCCAGGATAGACGACGCGGTCGCCCGCCAGCGCGGGCCGATTCTCCGAGGCACTGGCTTCCAGGCGGCGCGGATCAAGAAGCTGCGGTTCGCGCCCGGTCACTGGCAGGTCACCGAGCTCGCGCGCCAGCTGTGCGGCCGCGTCGGCAAGCTCCGGGGCATCCTGCTGGGAGGCGAGTGTTTCAAGATCGAAGAGCAGGCCCGCTTTGAGGCGGGTCTGTGGCATCAGTGCACGTTGCCGAAGAAGGGCGGTGCCCAGCATATAGGCTTCTTCATCCGGCGCTGCAGCGAGTGCGGCTGCGCTGAGACGGGCCTCGGCGGGAAGCGTGTGCATGCCGGGATTGCGGACATGGCCGGCCGCTTCGATGTTGATCGGCGATGAGGCATGCGCATGTGAGGCCAGCGCCAGTGCCAGCCCAAGGATGATCGGTCGCAGTGTCATCGGTTCTGCAGGTCCTGCGAGTAGGGCTTGAGCTGGACAACTTCAAGGCTGGTGTCGGGTGCAATGGCCTGGATGCTCTTCCAGATGAACCCGTTGGCAGGATCGACCCAGTAGTGGTTGTCGCGCTTCCAGCCGTCGCCCTGAAGTCGCTCCCGCACGTGCAACAGCTCGCGCTCGCTCTCCAGGATATGGACCTTCTCCTTGCCCAGGGTGGTCAGGGTGCCGGTGACGCTCATTCCATACCGGTAATCAGGCATGACGTCGTAATGGCGCTGCACGGTCGTGCCATCCGCTATCCGATGCAGCGCGTGGAAGGGGGAATCCCCTTCGAGCGTCATGTCCTCAAGTTCCGGGCTGCTGCCATGGGTTCCGACGACGATGCCATCCCTGAGGAAGACGATGCTTCGCTCGGAGCTGTACCACGCCTGGCGCCCGGAGTCGATGTTGCCAAGTACCAGAACGGCGCCACCCGCTGGACCGGTGACCTTGATCTGCGGGAATCGATTGGTGGCCACCTCGGTGGCCGTGGGTTCCACGTTGGGCTTGCCCCGAAGCGCCATCTGCACCGACTTGACGCTGGTCTTGCCCACAACGCCGCAACTGGTTGCGGTGATGAGTACAAGCAAGGCCAGCGCCACGGGGCGCTGGCGGTTTGCACGTCGGGTGGCAGCCTGAGCGATCCTGCTCACGGTAGAGACCACGTTACTTGTCCAGATCGTTGCGCGCGCTGGCAGCGTTGCTGATGATGGCGGTGAAGGGTAGCAGCTGGTTCACGAACCGGCTCCAGCGGGTCACGCCAGCGGCGCCGACAAACACGACATCGCCGGGCTGCAGGTCGAACTGGCTGGCCACGGCAAATGCAGCGGGTGACTTCGCTTCCAGGTGGAACACCTGCGACGGAGTGCTCTGCAGGTCATTCGAGCCGCGGATCACGTAGACAGCGTTGCCGTTGGAGGTGGTCTGCAACAGGCCGCGTGCTCGGCCAAGTGCCTGGCTCAGGGAAATCTCGCCGGTCTTGAAGTTCAGTGCACCGGGTTGATTGACTTCACCTACCACGAACACTTCCTTGTGATCCAGGTAAGGCACGTAAATATGATCGCCGGCAGCCAGGAACACATTGGTGTCGCCTCCGCCGTTGCGGCCAAGTCGATCCAGGTCGATGGTGTAGGTGGTGCCGTTGCGGGTGAGGCGTACGCCGGAGAGGTCCGCTTGCGTCGGGTCCAGGCCCGCTTGGCTGATGGCATCGCCCAACGTCAAGGGCACGACCGTGAGCGCAACGGTGGCGGGCTGGCGCGAGGCGCCGGTAACCCACACGCGTTGGCTTGCGTACGTCAGTAGTGATACATCCACCTGTGGCGCCTCGATGTAGCGGGCGAGCTTGGATGTCAGCTCTTCACGCAGCTCTGCAGGTGTCTTGCCCGACGCGCTGATCTTGCCGATGTAGGGATAGAACAGTGTTCCATCCGATTGGACGGGGCGGCCGGCAGCATTCAATTGCTGTTGGGGGCCAGCGGGTACCGTCAGTTCGGGATGATCCCATACGGTGATGTAGAGAATGTCGCCCGCACCGATGCGGTAGGGGCCCGGCTGATACTGGGTCAGGGCGGCGGGCAGTGCCGCGACATCGCGAGTGGCGCGCTCCATGGCGATCAGCTTGGGCGTGATCGGAATCAGTTCGATCTGGTCGTTGCCAATGGGCTGATCATCGCGAGCGAAGGTGCTCGAGCGAAGATGCTGGCCTGGCGCCCACATGCAGCCGGTCAGGGTGAGTGCCACCGTCATTGTGGCTACGAAACGCTTGCAGTCCATCGAAATCTGTTCCTGGCCCGATCGGGCATGAAAAAACCCTCGCCGAACTGACGCCCGGCGAGGGCGGGGTGCTACGTCGGCGTGTCGATCAGCGGGTGGTGCCGGTCGTGCCGGTGGTGCCCGTGGTGCCGGTCGGCGGGTTGGTGGTGCCGCCACCATTGTTGTTGCCCGCGTCATCCTTGCTGCTGTCCGCAGCAACGCTGTACAGCACGCCAGCAGCGGCAACGCCCAGGCCCACGGTGGCGACGGTGGTCAGGGTGCCGGTGGCGGCAGCGCCAGCAGCTTCAGCGCCAGCAACTTCAGCGCTGGTTTCGGCGGCGACAGGAGCTTCCTGAGCGAACACCGGCGAGGACAGACCCAGCAGGGCCAGGGCGGCAATCATCTTCTTCATCTACGGGGTCTCCTACTCCGTGAGGGAAATTTTTCCACCGCTATGTTGGCTGCTATTCATTTGCCCTGTCAAGGAACGTGAAGGAAATGTGGAGTCGCGTTGGCGGTTCTCAGAAATGCTGGAAGATCTCGGTCCTGCCAGAGATGAGCTTTGCCAACGCGATGACGAGCTGGTGTGTGTGGACATCGGGCAATGCGAGGGGCGGGACCATTCCCGCGAGTACGGCAGCAACTGCTGCCACTGCGCTTGGTCGAGACGAGGGACCCGCGGCGTGCGTTGCCCACGTGCTGCAGCCCAATCCAAGCATCAGCCCGGCAATGACCTCCGAAAGGCTGTGCGCATGTAGCGGGATTCGTGACCAGGCAATGGCGGTGGCCAGCAGCACGCCGATTGCCAGGCCGATCGCCCGTGCGCGCTTGCCGGGGCCGGCAAGCAGTACACCAACGACTGGATAGACGACACTGGACATCGCGGCGTGCCCGGAGAAACCGGTGAAGTGCACGCTCTTGATGCCAATCCCCCAGCCCATGAAGGCCAGCTTTGAGGCAAGCGTGACGCCGGCGGTGACGGCGATGGCCAGCAGCCATCGCCATTTCAGGCGTGCGTCTGCACGGGGCAGGGTGATCAGTAGCACTAGGGCCATCGGCAGCAGCCAGCGGCTGTCGCCGAGGGCGGAGAGGGTTCGCCAGACGTCGGACATCCAGTTCACAACGGGTCGCGGCGGGCCAGCATATCTACTCCGAGTGCCCTGCAGAACGCCCCGCGCTTGGTCCATTCAGCCAGACGAGGTATCCTTTCCCGCTGCCAATGGCCCCGTAGCTCAGCTGGATAGAGCGTCCCCCTCCTAAGGGGAAGGTCGCCCGTTCGAATCGGGCCGGGGTCACCATCTTCCGCAGGCGCCTGGCAGCCGCACTCCGGGGTTCTACAACAACCCCCGCCCGCCCAGCACCGCCGCCACCTCCTCGCGCTCGCCACCACGCAGCCCCTGCAACGGCAGCGGCAGGCAGTCCTCGCAGCACAGTCCCAGCAGTGCCGCCGCGCAGGCCATGACGCGAATCCCGCCGAACCGGTCGTACAGGGACCACAGCGGCGCCAGCCGGGCAGACAGGGC includes the following:
- a CDS encoding glycosyltransferase family 1 protein codes for the protein MFKRDQFFFDDRWDGPTGIGRYCRELKRRFSSSLSLPLRGNPAGALDVIWLTAFMLLNGRARVVSPGFAAPLLGLSRFVLSVHDLNHVDTSHNTGFLKRLYYRCVLLRACRKAAVVLTVSEFSKNRILAWSGASADRVVVVGNGVSEVFLSSSKNDVTRDAGSGYILCVGNRKAHKNEQAAVRALAGLEDYPELSLVFSGEPSDDLVELARQLGVGNRVRFTGFVSEEQLASLYANASLLLFPSFYEGFGLPAVEAMATGCPVIASRTTALGEVCNDAAVLVSPEADEEIITAVDAVLASVDLRLELKQRGLRRADVFSWTAVHQRAEAAVAGAFGIKVPLK
- a CDS encoding glycosyltransferase family 4 protein, with the protein product MRVAIIHDWLTVNAGAEKVLKQMLLLYPHAEIFTLVDFLPEEDRSFLGSHKVHTSFIQKLPRARKSYRSYLPLMPLAIEQFDLSGFDLVLSSSYAVAKGVLTGPDQVHVCYCHSPIRYAWDLQPQYLRESGLDRGLKSAIARIILSYIRMWDVRTANGVDHFIANSTFIARRIRKVYGRESVVIPPPVDIPETLPSSIRQDYYVTASRLVPYKRIDLIIEAFNRMPDRKLVVIGSGPMLDQMKRLAKHNVSVLGYQPQEVLEKHLAEARAFVFAAEEDFGIAPVEAQAFGTPVIAFGKGGILDSVIEGETGTFFECQSAESIIDAISRFESDLRQWDHAQIARHAGTFNPNSFRERLRTEISAASTLAGKEG
- a CDS encoding capsule biosynthesis GfcC family protein, which translates into the protein MTLRPIILGLALALASHAHASSPINIEAAGHVRNPGMHTLPAEARLSAAALAAAPDEEAYMLGTALLRQRALMPQTRLKAGLLFDLETLASQQDAPELADAAAQLARELGDLPVTGREPQLLDPRRLEASASENRPALAGDRVVYPGRPETVQVVGAVVQPCKLQHQATLDARSYRNACALLPVASPDDLYVIQPDGKVQQLGVALWNRSAPVRLAPGAVIYVPLSAAKIRTIAPDVNEDAVRFLATQVLDAPGVSY
- a CDS encoding YjbH domain-containing protein; this encodes MRHRSIPLARASVALLSLSVSAVLHAQTAPAPTASDWGGVGLLQTPTARMADDGEVSFTASHTSPYSRYNVVMQPLPWVEGAFRYVSVANRRYGPEWLSGKQNYKDKSIDLKIRLWQESRWAPEVSAGFRDIGGTGLFSSEYLVASKRFGPIDASLGLATGYIGNRGDFSNPLRVISDRFEERPRTQGTGNFNSKGMFRGPVGIFGGIAYQTPWEPLQLKLEYDGNDYKREPQNNNQTQKSPINLGASYAVNPNVQLHLGWERGDTAMFGITLRGNVARAKSTPKLLDPPPVARISAEPPTQSMDDIDWPALSRTLEENAGLRVTDISRRGSEVIVSGEQRRFYYPAQGIGRAARILDADLPPDSTWFTIQNTRLGIPVVESSIERSAFNSYLDNRIPLSELAGHIEQAAPAQQRRESLYTAPLQRFDGAFNIGYQQQLGGPDGFFLFQVAGTYSANLHFTRNTWLSGTVSYNAYNNYNRFRYDAPSNLPRVRTNIRRYLTTEDLTLTNLQFTSNHQLGKDLYGSAYAGLFEAMYGGVGGELLYRPLNERWALGAELNWVKQRDFDQRFSFRDYSTTTGHASFYYQWGDEHKITSMISAGRYLAKDWGATISVARAFDNGVNMGAYATKTDVSSKDFGEGSFDKGIFISIPFDFLLPRSTRARATFAWNPLYRDGGARLSRSYSLYQLTSERDPDFFFDNLENIAK
- a CDS encoding YjbF family lipoprotein; translated protein: MSRIAQAATRRANRQRPVALALLVLITATSCGVVGKTSVKSVQMALRGKPNVEPTATEVATNRFPQIKVTGPAGGAVLVLGNIDSGRQAWYSSERSIVFLRDGIVVGTHGSSPELEDMTLEGDSPFHALHRIADGTTVQRHYDVMPDYRYGMSVTGTLTTLGKEKVHILESERELLHVRERLQGDGWKRDNHYWVDPANGFIWKSIQAIAPDTSLEVVQLKPYSQDLQNR
- a CDS encoding polysaccharide biosynthesis/export family protein, which translates into the protein MDCKRFVATMTVALTLTGCMWAPGQHLRSSTFARDDQPIGNDQIELIPITPKLIAMERATRDVAALPAALTQYQPGPYRIGAGDILYITVWDHPELTVPAGPQQQLNAAGRPVQSDGTLFYPYIGKISASGKTPAELREELTSKLARYIEAPQVDVSLLTYASQRVWVTGASRQPATVALTVVPLTLGDAISQAGLDPTQADLSGVRLTRNGTTYTIDLDRLGRNGGGDTNVFLAAGDHIYVPYLDHKEVFVVGEVNQPGALNFKTGEISLSQALGRARGLLQTTSNGNAVYVIRGSNDLQSTPSQVFHLEAKSPAAFAVASQFDLQPGDVVFVGAAGVTRWSRFVNQLLPFTAIISNAASARNDLDK
- a CDS encoding phosphatase PAP2 family protein gives rise to the protein MSDVWRTLSALGDSRWLLPMALVLLITLPRADARLKWRWLLAIAVTAGVTLASKLAFMGWGIGIKSVHFTGFSGHAAMSSVVYPVVGVLLAGPGKRARAIGLAIGVLLATAIAWSRIPLHAHSLSEVIAGLMLGLGCSTWATHAAGPSSRPSAVAAVAAVLAGMVPPLALPDVHTHQLVIALAKLISGRTEIFQHF
- a CDS encoding O-antigen ligase family protein, giving the protein MIMRANFPVVPSAGGRVEGQFGLRSWLSFAIIVCIGFQQFPVVRIGGSFRLYELLALALLMVSIASRSIFRQRELWSFAFLVLSPVLSLVIFWVAWKDDISGYYERFGVLGQLRYTALAATVVPCFYFLLCWVAFSEISRSKALFGRRDLVIRWIVYSGNFIGLFALFAAFMNGVLGVQTPIQLLPEFVQNVGKISYGFRAYGFSQEPSFYVLYQGWVILLTYYYRHLFSRILGLYFLIIAAVCLILTMSSALIGLVGAVGLTSLMVGSVRGRMKRIAVFAALLAIALGAAYLAGYGGMLEYAFYHKLVGFFSVPTTTLDSGQFRAYTSLVGLEIFKEYPITGVGPGASIFFMHAHEYKIPIYVFGESLNPGSFPQNSYAAILAELGLIGFVFFLMFSFYISAKVLKCARRSDEALPYLVGVVFTLASLLSIAPAYSMFIWVFPAFALCVVNGLERGRRELG